The Oscillospiraceae bacterium genome has a segment encoding these proteins:
- a CDS encoding PBSX family phage terminase large subunit, which yields MSRRPVRHIEVSANRAFVPAHESRHFWRVLKGAASSGKSYDLAQEYILHLTDKAYTGAGLLVVRKTEASHRSSTYAELTGAVYRIFGDLWPRIWEIRSSPLSLRCKITGAWILFRGCKDAQQLERLKSVTVPSGKLCWVWVEEATELSERDVDLIALRIRGTLPPALWPQVTLSFNPVSSAHWIKARFFDTPHPDVCLHESTWRDNRFNPPDYADRMAALEKANPELYRVYALGEWGEVGGLILTRWRVDDCPENDGCYDALSGGLDFGFNDPSALLSVGVKDQVVYIRREIYQPGLVNAELIELAEGVIPRTTMLWADCAEPDRVREWQRARYLCRGVVKRPHDDVAQIDWLKAHQIIVDPSCKHTIRELQLWKWIRDEQSGAYTDRPVDVLNHAMDALRYSVSEWVRYTPDPVTGIPADDGLSRQYLEY from the coding sequence GTGAGTAGGAGGCCGGTGCGGCACATAGAAGTCTCGGCAAACCGCGCCTTTGTGCCCGCGCATGAGAGCCGGCATTTCTGGCGCGTCCTCAAGGGCGCCGCCAGCTCCGGCAAGTCCTACGACCTGGCGCAGGAGTACATTTTGCACCTCACAGACAAGGCGTATACGGGCGCGGGGCTGCTGGTCGTCCGCAAGACGGAGGCCTCTCATCGATCGTCGACGTACGCAGAATTGACGGGTGCTGTGTATCGCATCTTTGGAGACCTGTGGCCGCGTATTTGGGAGATACGGTCAAGCCCGCTGAGCCTACGCTGCAAAATCACCGGCGCATGGATCCTGTTTCGGGGCTGCAAAGATGCCCAGCAGTTGGAGCGGCTCAAGTCTGTCACGGTCCCGTCGGGAAAGCTATGCTGGGTTTGGGTCGAGGAGGCGACAGAGCTCTCCGAGCGGGACGTCGACCTGATTGCCCTCCGTATCCGTGGGACGCTGCCGCCGGCCCTTTGGCCGCAGGTGACGCTGAGTTTTAATCCTGTTTCCTCTGCCCACTGGATCAAGGCCCGGTTCTTTGACACGCCGCACCCGGATGTGTGCCTCCATGAGTCCACTTGGCGGGATAACCGGTTCAATCCGCCGGATTACGCGGACCGTATGGCGGCGCTGGAGAAAGCAAACCCGGAGCTCTACCGCGTGTATGCCTTGGGTGAGTGGGGCGAGGTCGGGGGGCTCATCCTCACCCGCTGGCGTGTCGACGACTGCCCGGAGAACGATGGATGCTATGATGCACTCTCCGGTGGCCTCGACTTCGGTTTCAACGACCCTTCCGCCCTGCTGTCTGTCGGCGTCAAAGACCAGGTTGTCTACATCCGACGGGAGATCTATCAGCCGGGCCTCGTCAACGCCGAGCTCATAGAGCTGGCGGAGGGCGTGATCCCAAGGACCACGATGCTGTGGGCCGACTGCGCCGAGCCGGACCGCGTGCGCGAGTGGCAGAGGGCCCGGTATCTGTGCCGGGGCGTCGTCAAGCGGCCCCATGATGATGTGGCGCAAATCGACTGGCTTAAGGCGCACCAGATCATTGTGGATCCCAGTTGCAAGCACACCATCCGTGAGCTTCAGCTCTGGAAGTGGATAAGAGATGAGCAGTCGGGCGCCTACACCGACCGGCCTGTCGACGTGCTCAACCACGCGATGGACGCACTGCGTTACAGCGTATCCGAGTGGGTGCGCTACACGCCGGACCCTGTGACCGGCATCCCGGCGGACGATGGCCTGAGTCGTCAGTATCTCGAATACTGA
- a CDS encoding terminase small subunit, which yields MTAAAKKTKTTWKDGSARMWRFCEIYAADPEANATRAAKAAGYAAKNADSQACRLLKRSDVRAKIRELRADLVEQHGINRDSVILDLREVFRRCMQAQPVLEWDSAAKDYMPSGEYRFDARGAIKAAELLARITGLMDGELDGAMPDVAIVRGFGGGDGQ from the coding sequence ATGACTGCCGCCGCCAAGAAGACAAAAACAACATGGAAGGACGGCAGTGCACGGATGTGGCGGTTCTGCGAGATCTACGCCGCAGACCCAGAGGCCAACGCCACACGGGCCGCTAAGGCCGCCGGGTATGCCGCCAAAAATGCCGATTCGCAGGCGTGTCGGTTGCTTAAGCGGTCGGACGTGCGGGCAAAGATAAGAGAGCTGCGGGCCGACTTGGTCGAGCAGCATGGGATCAATCGCGACTCTGTGATCCTCGACCTGCGGGAGGTCTTTCGGCGCTGTATGCAGGCGCAACCGGTCTTGGAGTGGGACAGTGCCGCCAAGGACTACATGCCGAGCGGCGAGTATCGCTTTGACGCGCGGGGTGCCATCAAGGCCGCGGAGCTGCTGGCGCGGATCACTGGGCTCATGGACGGCGAGTTGGACGGCGCGATGCCGGACGTGGCGATAGTGCGCGGCTTCGGGGGAGGCGACGGGCAGTGA
- a CDS encoding helix-turn-helix domain-containing protein has translation MRELISVAEAAQRLGVNADTIKQWIRGGHVSWGQYVPPEKGKNNGHWVLRRQAMEIWLAGGAPVIQPQIVIQRPEDLEAIASYWARRARAALIT, from the coding sequence ATGCGTGAGCTTATCAGCGTCGCCGAGGCGGCCCAGCGGCTCGGCGTGAACGCCGACACCATCAAGCAATGGATCCGGGGCGGGCATGTCTCATGGGGGCAGTACGTCCCCCCGGAGAAGGGTAAGAACAACGGGCACTGGGTGCTGCGGCGGCAGGCTATGGAAATCTGGCTGGCTGGTGGCGCGCCCGTGATTCAGCCGCAAATCGTGATTCAGCGACCCGAAGATCTGGAGGCGATCGCTTCCTATTGGGCCAGAAGGGCCCGGGCAGCACTCATAACTTGA
- a CDS encoding helix-turn-helix domain-containing protein — protein sequence MANLLTCAQVAERFGVSVATVWRWIGHKELRAIKLSRKSYRIRPEDLAEFERRHETTDSSEQISE from the coding sequence ATGGCGAACCTGCTCACCTGCGCGCAGGTTGCGGAGCGCTTCGGCGTGAGCGTGGCCACGGTGTGGCGCTGGATCGGCCACAAGGAGCTGCGCGCGATTAAGCTATCCCGAAAGAGTTACCGCATCCGGCCGGAGGATCTGGCCGAGTTCGAGAGGAGACATGAGACAACAGATAGCAGTGAACAGATATCGGAGTAA
- a CDS encoding Arc family DNA-binding protein, giving the protein MKKGDPYTKEADTRFTLRIPTELLDAIKKEADENKRSAGKQIEFILENWVRENAVE; this is encoded by the coding sequence ATGAAGAAGGGCGACCCGTACACCAAGGAAGCAGATACGCGCTTCACGCTCAGGATCCCGACAGAACTGCTTGACGCCATCAAAAAAGAGGCCGATGAGAACAAACGGTCCGCTGGAAAGCAGATTGAGTTCATTTTAGAAAATTGGGTGCGAGAAAACGCTGTAGAATAA
- a CDS encoding helix-turn-helix domain-containing protein codes for MGLTQGAISQWEKGETYPRADLLPRIALLYKCKVDDLFGIAESSAQ; via the coding sequence CTGGGGCTGACTCAAGGCGCAATCTCTCAGTGGGAAAAAGGCGAAACATATCCCCGGGCTGATCTGTTGCCGCGGATTGCCCTCCTATATAAGTGCAAGGTAGATGACTTGTTTGGCATAGCCGAGTCCTCCGCACAATAA
- a CDS encoding helix-turn-helix domain-containing protein — protein sequence MNRIKELRKERKMSQMSLSIAANVHQTAVSQWETGKTNPDLDTLKRLADLFGVSVDYILYRTDEVNPTAQPHMPSTGLDVSDEVRELSGEYARLSDKDRSLVKNLIQTLSEKSP from the coding sequence ATGAATAGGATAAAGGAATTGCGAAAAGAGAGAAAAATGTCTCAAATGTCGCTTTCAATCGCAGCAAATGTTCACCAAACAGCAGTAAGTCAATGGGAGACAGGGAAAACCAACCCAGATTTGGACACGCTCAAGCGCCTTGCGGATTTGTTTGGGGTATCCGTGGACTACATCCTGTATCGGACGGATGAGGTTAACCCAACCGCGCAACCACACATGCCTTCAACTGGGCTGGACGTCAGCGACGAGGTTCGGGAGCTCTCCGGGGAGTACGCCCGATTAAGCGACAAGGACAGATCCCTAGTGAAAAACTTGATCCAGACGCTGTCAGAAAAATCTCCCTGA
- a CDS encoding type II toxin-antitoxin system HicA family toxin, with the protein MKFREIEKIILADGWTFKSAKGSHHQYVHPTKPGKVTIPCHSGDIAHIIVRAILKQAGL; encoded by the coding sequence ATGAAGTTTCGAGAGATAGAGAAAATCATACTGGCAGACGGATGGACATTTAAGAGCGCGAAAGGCTCTCATCATCAATATGTACATCCTACCAAGCCGGGCAAAGTAACTATCCCATGTCATTCCGGCGACATCGCCCACATCATTGTTAGAGCAATATTGAAACAAGCCGGATTATAA
- a CDS encoding type II toxin-antitoxin system HicB family antitoxin translates to MKITYPAIFYKDEESGAYAVEVPDLPGCATGGDTLADAILMGTDAASGWVLTELEEGRSVPPSSTVNAIQPDTGGFVSLLVLDMDAYTEKFGDKAVRKNLTIPAWLNTFAESQHINFSQVLQESLIEMYQQQHA, encoded by the coding sequence GTGAAAATAACGTATCCCGCCATTTTTTATAAAGACGAAGAGAGCGGCGCCTACGCCGTTGAGGTTCCCGATCTCCCCGGGTGCGCTACAGGGGGAGATACACTCGCCGATGCTATATTGATGGGCACTGACGCCGCTTCAGGCTGGGTGCTTACCGAATTGGAAGAAGGCCGGTCAGTCCCGCCATCGAGTACGGTGAATGCCATTCAGCCCGACACAGGCGGTTTTGTTAGCCTGCTAGTACTGGACATGGACGCTTATACGGAAAAATTCGGAGACAAAGCAGTCCGTAAAAATCTCACCATTCCCGCATGGCTTAACACCTTTGCGGAATCACAGCACATCAATTTCTCTCAGGTGCTGCAAGAGTCATTGATAGAGATGTACCAACAGCAACATGCATAA
- a CDS encoding helix-turn-helix transcriptional regulator encodes MNALKALRRQAEMTQAQVAKSAGVSQGYYCRLERGEKGKRLPVRTAQRLASALGCSLAQLLYGGTIPDDPAQ; translated from the coding sequence ATGAATGCCCTGAAAGCGCTCCGGCGACAAGCAGAGATGACACAGGCGCAGGTAGCCAAATCTGCCGGTGTCAGCCAGGGATACTACTGTCGCCTGGAGCGTGGCGAGAAGGGAAAGAGGCTACCAGTGCGAACCGCACAGCGATTGGCGAGCGCCTTAGGGTGTAGCTTAGCCCAACTCCTTTATGGCGGGACGATTCCCGACGACCCCGCACAATAA
- a CDS encoding helix-turn-helix domain-containing protein, whose product MNRIKHTRFIRGISQKEVATTLGVAQPTVSNWEKGTKTPGASNYQRLASLFGVSVDYLMGFSDEGGLTSLPLGPPLHPPKLPEVRPPKIMEGTRPIGDAGVQEFFQDLNELVDRHQDLLGAQKNKPAAQEGQPASERDITMAKIAARLNEMNDKEFSRAVEIFRLLDSE is encoded by the coding sequence ATGAATAGGATCAAGCACACTCGATTTATCCGAGGCATCTCCCAGAAGGAAGTCGCGACCACGCTCGGAGTGGCACAGCCGACTGTGAGCAACTGGGAAAAGGGCACAAAAACTCCCGGCGCGAGCAATTACCAGCGTCTGGCCTCTTTATTTGGTGTCTCCGTTGACTACCTAATGGGGTTTTCTGACGAGGGCGGCCTAACTTCGTTGCCCCTTGGTCCCCCGTTGCACCCGCCAAAACTTCCAGAGGTGAGGCCACCGAAAATCATGGAAGGTACACGCCCCATCGGAGACGCAGGCGTGCAGGAGTTTTTTCAGGATCTTAACGAACTGGTTGATAGACACCAGGACCTCCTCGGGGCTCAAAAAAATAAGCCGGCCGCCCAGGAAGGGCAGCCGGCCAGTGAGCGTGATATTACGATGGCGAAAATTGCAGCTAGGTTGAACGAGATGAACGACAAGGAATTTTCTCGGGCGGTGGAGATTTTTCGTCTTCTGGATTCCGAATAG